In one Thermodesulforhabdus norvegica genomic region, the following are encoded:
- a CDS encoding putative metalloprotease CJM1_0395 family protein: MIQAVNRTQESYPVDQSQAAPFRNKSVQGLSEEEIKKIQKLKQRDREVRTHEQAHIAAGGRYVRGAARFEYERGPDGKLYAVGGEVSLDVSPVPNDPEATIEKMQVIKRAALAPAQPSAQDRLIAARADMEIQQARQELLSRKAQDAYTGYRFSGSSDGQTTLSIYA, encoded by the coding sequence ATGATTCAGGCCGTGAACAGAACACAAGAAAGCTATCCTGTGGATCAGTCTCAGGCCGCACCGTTCCGTAACAAAAGCGTTCAGGGCCTCTCGGAAGAAGAAATCAAAAAAATTCAGAAGTTGAAGCAGCGTGACCGTGAGGTCAGGACTCATGAGCAGGCTCACATAGCGGCAGGGGGTCGATACGTTCGCGGAGCTGCTCGTTTTGAATATGAAAGAGGGCCTGACGGAAAGCTGTATGCCGTAGGCGGGGAGGTATCTCTTGATGTTAGCCCCGTTCCAAACGACCCCGAGGCCACCATCGAAAAGATGCAGGTCATAAAACGGGCAGCCCTCGCCCCGGCTCAACCTTCGGCGCAGGACAGGCTCATTGCGGCAAGGGCTGATATGGAAATTCAGCAGGCAAGGCAGGAGCTTCTTTCAAGAAAGGCTCAGGATGCCTACACCGGTTATCGGTTTTCCGGTTCCTCGGACGGCCAGACGACTCTGTCAATCTATGCCTGA
- a CDS encoding P1 family peptidase, translating into MNDTLTAVLGLKVGHAHVEGFLSGCTVILTPPEGCPAGVDIRGGAPGTYGTDSLAPVNLVERVHGIFLSGGSAFGLAVGDGVRRFLKENNVGFETGYEKVPIVCGAIIFDLGINKGGKKPDSDLGYEACRCASSEPVLCGNVGAGAGATVGKLFGLERAMKGGLGSYCITTPYGLKVAALMVVNAFGDIWDPREGRLLAGCRKSPDSRELADARECIRGLKVLRGFPDGNNTVIGVVATNAEMNKTQLTKVAQMAHDGIARTVVPAHTQYDGDTIFAISCGDLKGVETSVVGHLAADAVSEAIVRAVRSAVGVKGIPAWKEIQA; encoded by the coding sequence ATGAACGACACCCTGACGGCCGTGTTGGGCCTTAAGGTCGGTCACGCTCACGTAGAGGGATTTCTCTCAGGGTGCACCGTGATACTCACCCCTCCCGAAGGTTGTCCTGCCGGCGTAGACATCCGGGGAGGTGCTCCCGGCACATACGGGACCGATTCTCTGGCTCCTGTGAATCTCGTGGAAAGGGTTCACGGGATATTCCTGAGCGGGGGGAGCGCCTTTGGCCTTGCCGTAGGAGATGGAGTCAGAAGGTTTCTAAAGGAAAACAATGTCGGCTTTGAGACCGGTTACGAGAAGGTGCCTATAGTCTGTGGAGCAATAATCTTTGACCTCGGTATAAACAAAGGCGGCAAAAAGCCCGATTCGGACCTCGGCTATGAAGCCTGCAGATGTGCCAGCTCCGAACCGGTCTTATGCGGAAACGTTGGAGCCGGTGCAGGAGCCACCGTGGGGAAACTCTTCGGGCTTGAAAGGGCCATGAAAGGAGGACTTGGAAGTTATTGCATCACCACTCCCTACGGGTTGAAGGTCGCAGCCCTCATGGTTGTAAATGCTTTCGGAGACATATGGGATCCCCGGGAAGGACGACTGCTTGCAGGATGTCGCAAGAGCCCCGACAGCAGAGAGCTTGCCGATGCCCGTGAATGCATCAGAGGCTTAAAAGTGTTGCGGGGCTTTCCTGATGGTAATAATACGGTCATAGGCGTGGTGGCAACGAATGCCGAAATGAACAAAACTCAACTGACCAAGGTTGCCCAGATGGCTCACGATGGCATAGCCCGAACCGTTGTTCCGGCTCATACTCAATACGACGGTGATACGATATTTGCCATTAGCTGTGGAGACCTGAAGGGTGTTGAGACTTCTGTGGTTGGACACCTGGCGGCCGATGCGGTATCCGAAGCCATAGTAAGAGCCGTCAGGAGTGCCGTTGGAGTAAAAGGGATTCCCGCCTGGAAGGAGATTCAGGCATAG